One window of Rhizobium leguminosarum genomic DNA carries:
- the ilvA gene encoding threonine ammonia-lyase, with translation MTRLDVESAEEAMRSLFPATPLQLNDHLSARYGADIWLKREDLSPVRSYKIRGAFNFFRKAIGQGAVGKTFVCASAGNHAQGFAFVCRHFGVPGVVFMPVTTPQQKIDKTRMFGAEFITIRLFGDFFDQCYQAARDHVEAVGGVMVPPFDHADIIEGQATVAAEIMQQLPEGTVPDMVVLPVGGGGLAAGITGYLDGTVPKSAFIFAEPAGAPSLRRSIEAGKVTTLAKVDNFVDGAAVARIGDLNFAALCDFSAEQVQLMPENAICVTIQEMLNVEGVVLEPAGALSLTAIAAMDHQTIRGKTIVAVVSGGNFDFERLPDVKERAMRYAGLKKYFILRLAQRPGALRDFLNLLGPDDDIARFEYLKKSARNFGSILIGIETKAPENFARLIGNFEAAGMGYEDITENEILANLII, from the coding sequence GTGACAAGACTTGATGTCGAAAGCGCCGAAGAAGCAATGCGCAGCCTCTTTCCGGCAACGCCGCTGCAGCTCAACGATCATCTATCGGCGCGCTACGGGGCCGATATCTGGCTGAAGCGCGAGGATCTGTCGCCAGTGCGCTCCTATAAGATCCGCGGCGCTTTCAATTTCTTCCGCAAGGCAATCGGGCAGGGGGCGGTCGGCAAGACCTTCGTCTGCGCCTCGGCCGGCAATCATGCCCAGGGCTTCGCCTTCGTCTGCCGCCATTTCGGCGTGCCGGGCGTCGTCTTCATGCCGGTAACGACACCGCAGCAAAAGATCGACAAGACACGCATGTTCGGCGCCGAATTCATCACCATCCGGCTGTTCGGCGATTTCTTCGATCAGTGCTATCAGGCCGCGCGCGACCACGTCGAAGCGGTCGGCGGCGTCATGGTGCCGCCCTTCGACCATGCCGACATCATCGAGGGGCAGGCGACAGTCGCCGCTGAAATCATGCAGCAACTGCCTGAAGGGACGGTGCCTGACATGGTCGTCCTGCCGGTCGGCGGCGGCGGCCTTGCGGCCGGCATTACCGGTTATCTTGACGGCACTGTGCCGAAATCTGCTTTCATCTTCGCCGAGCCCGCCGGCGCGCCGAGCCTGAGGCGCAGTATCGAGGCCGGCAAGGTGACCACGCTTGCCAAGGTCGACAACTTCGTCGACGGCGCCGCCGTTGCCCGGATCGGCGACCTGAATTTCGCCGCTCTCTGCGATTTTTCGGCTGAGCAGGTGCAGCTGATGCCGGAGAACGCCATCTGCGTCACGATTCAGGAGATGCTGAATGTCGAAGGCGTCGTGCTGGAGCCGGCCGGCGCCCTGTCGCTGACGGCGATCGCCGCGATGGACCACCAAACGATCCGCGGCAAGACCATCGTCGCCGTCGTCTCCGGCGGCAATTTCGATTTCGAGCGCCTGCCTGACGTAAAGGAAAGAGCCATGCGTTATGCAGGACTGAAGAAATACTTCATCCTGCGGCTTGCCCAGCGCCCCGGGGCGCTACGGGATTTCCTCAATCTGCTCGGCCCCGACGACGATATCGCCCGTTTCGAATATCTGAAGAAATCGGCGCGCAATTTCGGCTCGATCCTGATCGGCATCGAAACCAAGGCGCCGGAGAATTTCGCGAGGCTGATCGGAAATTTCGAAGCTGCCGGCATGGGTTACGAGGATATCACCGAAAACGAGATCCTCGCCAACCTGATCATTTGA
- a CDS encoding LysR family transcriptional regulator, producing MLPNPTLDQLQVFLTVAETGSFSAASRALNRAQSVVSYTIANLEAQLEVPLFERSGARQPKLTEAGKAMLEDARRILGDLQVMRARVKSLKEGLEAEVSVAISVMVPSRAVVDVLHEFREKFPSVSLNLNVGELGMVMDLVMSGKATIGIGGAVLKQDDSIVTERIGHSFMMPVAASNHPLAGIDRPLTLGDVREEVQLVVTDASGLTKGRDFNVLSYKTWRVSDIATKHQLIKAGLGWGGLPASVIHDDLLSGALVHLDLEAYEQGEYAIYSMRQLANPPGPAASWMIDAFRTRLSACPSQADFHAQMAELREPETPLAAE from the coding sequence ATGCTTCCGAACCCGACCCTGGACCAATTGCAGGTGTTTTTGACCGTCGCCGAGACCGGCAGCTTTTCGGCCGCCTCGCGGGCGCTGAACCGTGCGCAGTCGGTCGTCAGCTATACGATCGCCAATCTGGAGGCGCAGCTTGAGGTGCCGCTTTTCGAGCGCTCCGGCGCTCGCCAGCCGAAGCTGACGGAGGCGGGCAAGGCGATGCTGGAGGATGCGCGGCGCATTCTGGGCGACCTGCAGGTCATGCGGGCGCGCGTCAAAAGCCTGAAGGAAGGGCTCGAAGCGGAGGTTTCTGTCGCCATCAGCGTCATGGTGCCCTCCCGGGCCGTGGTTGATGTACTCCACGAATTCCGTGAAAAGTTTCCGTCGGTTTCGTTGAACCTCAATGTCGGCGAGCTCGGAATGGTGATGGATCTGGTCATGAGCGGCAAGGCGACGATCGGGATCGGCGGCGCAGTGCTGAAGCAGGACGATTCAATTGTCACGGAGCGGATCGGTCACTCCTTCATGATGCCCGTCGCCGCGAGCAATCATCCGCTGGCCGGGATCGATCGGCCGCTGACGCTTGGCGACGTGCGCGAGGAAGTGCAGCTCGTCGTCACCGATGCGTCCGGCCTGACCAAGGGGCGCGACTTCAACGTTCTGTCTTACAAGACATGGCGCGTCAGCGACATTGCGACGAAGCACCAGCTGATCAAGGCCGGCCTTGGCTGGGGCGGCCTTCCGGCGTCCGTGATCCATGACGATCTCCTGAGCGGTGCGCTCGTCCATCTCGATCTGGAGGCCTATGAACAGGGGGAGTATGCCATCTATTCGATGCGCCAGCTCGCCAACCCGCCCGGACCTGCCGCCTCCTGGATGATCGACGCGTTCCGCACGCGGCTTTCGGCCTGCCCGAGCCAAGCCGATTTCCATGCGCAGATGGCAGAATTGCGTGAACCCGAAACGCCGCTCGCGGCCGAATGA
- a CDS encoding universal stress protein translates to MSYKTILAILDTADDSSAVADFAFAFAAESGAHVIGLHAEIISAVPLVAPMEIPDPVALQALQDMAHSETIAVERIFRAKAEASGGSSEWRSFATSTGYGSAPLIESARSADLLIASQADPAKRSDSHVDVDSFLFETGRPVLIIPYIIRQPKPIKRVLIAWNGSKEAARATFDALPILKAADEVEIFSVDPADTALQSPLTPGAEIAATLARHGVKTTLATARSVDKNTSHVIENRLSDDSIDLLVMGAYTHSWLWQMIFGGTTKTLLQSMTALTLLSR, encoded by the coding sequence ATGTCTTACAAAACCATTCTCGCCATTCTCGATACAGCGGACGATAGCAGCGCGGTTGCCGATTTCGCCTTTGCCTTCGCCGCCGAAAGCGGCGCTCATGTCATCGGCCTGCACGCCGAAATCATCTCCGCCGTGCCGCTGGTGGCGCCGATGGAAATCCCCGATCCCGTCGCCCTGCAGGCGCTGCAGGACATGGCACATAGCGAAACGATCGCGGTCGAGCGGATCTTTCGCGCCAAGGCGGAAGCATCAGGCGGCTCCTCCGAATGGCGCAGCTTTGCCACCTCCACCGGTTATGGCTCCGCACCGCTGATCGAAAGTGCGCGCAGCGCCGATCTGCTGATCGCCTCACAGGCCGACCCAGCAAAACGCTCCGACAGCCATGTCGACGTCGACAGCTTCCTGTTTGAAACCGGCCGGCCGGTGCTGATTATCCCCTACATCATCCGCCAGCCGAAGCCGATCAAACGCGTGTTGATCGCCTGGAACGGCTCGAAGGAGGCGGCGCGCGCCACTTTCGACGCGCTGCCGATCCTGAAGGCGGCCGACGAGGTGGAGATCTTTTCGGTCGATCCGGCCGACACGGCGCTGCAATCGCCGCTGACGCCAGGCGCCGAGATCGCCGCGACACTCGCCCGCCACGGCGTAAAGACGACGCTTGCGACGGCCCGAAGCGTCGACAAAAACACCTCGCATGTCATCGAGAACCGGCTTTCGGACGACAGCATCGATCTTCTCGTCATGGGCGCCTATACGCATTCCTGGCTCTGGCAGATGATTTTCGGCGGCACGACGAAGACCTTGCTGCAATCGATGACGGCGCTGACGCTGTTGTCGCGTTGA
- the wrbA gene encoding NAD(P)H:quinone oxidoreductase type IV — MAKVLVLYYSAYGHIETMAYAVAEGAKSAGADVTVKRVPELVPEEVAKASYYKVDQAAPIATVDELADYDAIIVGAGTRFGTVASQMRNFWDQTGGLWFAGKLVGKLGSVFTSSATQHGGQESTILGFIPTFLHQGMVVAGLPYAFQGQMGTEEVKGGSPYGASTITNGDGSRQPSEIELEGAKYQGAHVAKLAAKLA, encoded by the coding sequence ATGGCGAAAGTTCTCGTCCTTTATTATTCGGCTTACGGCCATATCGAAACCATGGCCTATGCGGTTGCCGAAGGCGCCAAGTCGGCCGGTGCCGACGTCACCGTCAAGCGCGTTCCGGAACTGGTTCCGGAAGAGGTTGCCAAGGCTTCCTACTATAAGGTCGACCAGGCCGCTCCGATCGCCACCGTCGACGAACTGGCGGACTATGACGCGATCATCGTCGGCGCCGGCACCCGCTTCGGCACGGTCGCCTCGCAGATGCGCAATTTCTGGGATCAGACGGGCGGCCTCTGGTTCGCCGGCAAGCTGGTCGGCAAGCTCGGTTCGGTCTTCACCTCGTCGGCGACCCAGCACGGCGGCCAGGAATCGACTATCCTCGGCTTCATCCCGACCTTCCTGCACCAGGGCATGGTCGTTGCCGGCCTGCCTTACGCCTTCCAGGGCCAGATGGGCACCGAGGAAGTCAAGGGCGGCTCGCCCTACGGCGCCTCCACCATCACCAACGGCGACGGCTCACGCCAGCCTTCCGAGATCGAACTCGAAGGCGCGAAATACCAAGGCGCCCATGTCGCCAAGCTTGCCGCCAAGCTCGCTTGA
- a CDS encoding TetR/AcrR family transcriptional regulator gives MGRSQLEKQKTHEKIVETASKRLREAGLDGIGVADLMKEAGLTVGGFYKHFASRDDLVAEAIQSAFDSWGRKLEAEGVNPAKMTAADIADRYVSVYHRDNPGEGCPFAALTSDISRSGEKARAIATDGLKRNFEALVSKAAGADEGERRRKAIMAFAMMAGGVGLARISSDKQLSTEILETVRDFVAGIDK, from the coding sequence ATGGGGCGTTCGCAGCTGGAGAAACAGAAGACGCACGAGAAGATCGTTGAGACCGCGTCGAAGCGGCTGCGCGAGGCGGGGCTCGACGGCATCGGCGTCGCCGACCTGATGAAGGAGGCCGGGCTGACCGTCGGCGGTTTCTACAAGCACTTCGCCTCCCGCGACGATCTCGTCGCCGAGGCGATTCAGTCCGCTTTCGATTCGTGGGGACGCAAGCTGGAGGCCGAGGGTGTGAACCCGGCGAAGATGACGGCCGCCGATATCGCCGATCGGTATGTCAGTGTCTATCATCGCGACAATCCCGGCGAGGGTTGCCCCTTTGCGGCGCTGACCTCCGATATCTCACGCAGCGGCGAGAAGGCGCGGGCGATCGCCACCGACGGGCTCAAGCGCAATTTTGAGGCATTGGTGAGCAAGGCTGCGGGAGCGGACGAGGGAGAACGGCGACGCAAGGCGATCATGGCCTTCGCGATGATGGCCGGCGGCGTCGGCCTTGCAAGAATTTCCTCCGATAAGCAACTCTCGACCGAAATCCTGGAGACGGTCCGGGATTTTGTCGCCGGTATCGACAAATGA
- a CDS encoding VanZ family protein, with protein MITFNFAKPLAWLLLAFILFVTVSPIGLRPETVTTVDTDRAGAYVLVGLAFALAYPKQWKLVAVLLIAGTVAIEYLQYLSPTRHPRLHDAGIKAMGAALGLLAGWVINRWRGTKAPDALPLAER; from the coding sequence ATGATCACGTTCAACTTCGCAAAACCGCTCGCCTGGCTACTGCTCGCCTTCATCCTCTTCGTCACGGTTTCGCCGATCGGGCTGAGGCCGGAAACCGTTACGACGGTCGATACCGACCGCGCGGGCGCCTATGTTCTTGTCGGCCTCGCCTTTGCGCTCGCCTATCCGAAACAGTGGAAATTGGTGGCCGTGCTGCTGATCGCTGGTACCGTCGCCATCGAATATCTGCAGTACCTTTCGCCGACGCGCCATCCGCGCCTGCATGATGCCGGCATCAAGGCAATGGGCGCCGCCCTCGGGCTGCTCGCCGGCTGGGTAATCAACAGGTGGCGCGGGACCAAAGCGCCAGATGCGCTTCCTCTCGCAGAACGCTGA
- a CDS encoding HlyU family transcriptional regulator, with protein MASFISNIFSMFSGGSKPASEAAGPSGEPQLYNDCTIYAEPRREGSQYRLAGRIEKKVGDEVLVRNFIRADLFTSSDDALECTVRKAQQIIDQDGSSLFGDGEKLRQV; from the coding sequence ATGGCTTCGTTCATTTCAAATATCTTTTCGATGTTCTCCGGCGGCAGCAAACCCGCCTCGGAGGCGGCAGGCCCTTCCGGCGAACCGCAGCTTTACAATGATTGCACGATCTATGCAGAGCCGCGTAGGGAAGGCAGCCAATATCGCCTTGCCGGCCGCATCGAAAAGAAGGTCGGCGACGAGGTGTTGGTGCGCAATTTCATCCGCGCCGATCTGTTTACCTCTTCCGACGATGCGCTCGAATGCACGGTTCGCAAGGCGCAGCAGATCATCGATCAGGATGGTTCGTCACTCTTTGGTGACGGCGAGAAGCTTCGTCAGGTCTGA
- a CDS encoding FMN-dependent NADH-azoreductase, whose protein sequence is MSSILLLTSSPRADSLSTPIAVDLAEKLKNQSPGSVLVRRDLAANPLPHIDDLFTGAIRKPAEARTAEEAAAVTTSDELVNELFAADTIVISTGLINFNIYSSLKTWIDNVARAGVTFKYTESGPVGLLTGKKVYVVLTSGGVYSQGPAAPLNHAVPYLKSVLGFLGITDIETIYVEGLAFGPEAAEKAIDAAKSRVQEIALAA, encoded by the coding sequence ATGTCGTCCATCCTTCTTCTGACGTCCAGCCCGCGTGCCGACTCACTCTCGACGCCAATCGCCGTCGATCTCGCCGAAAAGCTGAAGAACCAGAGCCCGGGCAGCGTCCTCGTTCGCCGCGACCTTGCCGCCAACCCGCTGCCGCATATCGATGACCTCTTCACCGGCGCGATCCGCAAGCCGGCCGAGGCCCGCACCGCCGAGGAAGCCGCCGCCGTCACGACCTCCGACGAACTTGTCAATGAACTCTTTGCCGCCGATACTATCGTCATCAGCACCGGCCTCATCAACTTCAACATCTACTCGTCGCTGAAGACCTGGATCGACAACGTCGCCCGCGCCGGCGTGACTTTCAAGTACACGGAAAGCGGCCCGGTCGGCCTGCTCACCGGCAAGAAGGTTTACGTGGTGCTCACCTCGGGTGGCGTCTACTCGCAGGGCCCTGCCGCTCCCTTGAACCATGCCGTGCCGTATCTGAAGTCGGTTCTCGGCTTCCTCGGCATCACCGATATCGAGACCATCTATGTCGAAGGTCTGGCTTTCGGTCCTGAAGCTGCGGAAAAGGCCATCGACGCCGCCAAGTCCCGCGTCCAGGAAATCGCGCTGGCCGCTTGA
- a CDS encoding GGDEF domain-containing protein translates to MMETLNLALFAVEAVAYFTLMVTLLHFRHRLGLGVFLTALGVMHFMETYLAAVFYVSLPFGDVSPGSSVFFSGKLMMILMLYRQEDAATVRQPIYGLFLGNLLTVGIAWMLQLHLPLQMSPNHTPDVDFLKEMGWLMVWGTALLYVDSLGIILLYEKLGDFFRRRVVLRFMISGFVLLTFDQIGFFAALNYFLDVPIAAFWAGWKAKMLAVCLYGAMFAIYEYRIRRDGASVSARSISDVFGDLTFRERYNDLLERTGRDMLTGVYDRTRMELEAPLMLREALKQGLFATVLILDADHFKDVNDGYGHLQGDEVLKAIAARLGTTLRSSDRVFRFGGEEFVAICPGTDHEEGLLLAERLRWTIATSVKTPDDRPVTVSIGVATADEDGDDFTAVLAAADGRLYAAKKSGRNCVVGRSGVVKLA, encoded by the coding sequence TTGATGGAGACGCTCAACCTCGCTCTCTTCGCCGTTGAAGCCGTCGCCTATTTCACGCTGATGGTCACGCTTCTGCACTTCCGTCATCGGCTCGGTCTCGGCGTCTTTCTGACGGCGCTCGGGGTCATGCATTTCATGGAAACCTATCTGGCGGCGGTCTTCTACGTCTCGTTGCCGTTCGGGGATGTGTCGCCGGGTTCATCGGTCTTCTTCTCCGGCAAGCTGATGATGATCCTGATGCTTTACCGGCAGGAGGATGCCGCCACGGTGCGCCAGCCGATCTACGGCCTGTTCCTCGGCAACCTGCTGACCGTCGGCATCGCCTGGATGCTGCAGCTGCACCTGCCGCTGCAAATGTCGCCCAACCACACGCCCGACGTCGATTTCCTCAAAGAGATGGGCTGGCTGATGGTCTGGGGCACGGCGCTGCTCTATGTCGATTCACTCGGCATCATCCTGCTTTACGAAAAACTCGGCGATTTCTTCCGCCGGCGTGTCGTGCTGCGCTTCATGATTTCCGGATTTGTGCTGCTGACCTTCGACCAGATCGGCTTCTTTGCCGCGTTGAATTATTTCCTGGATGTGCCGATCGCTGCATTCTGGGCCGGATGGAAGGCGAAAATGCTGGCCGTTTGCCTCTATGGGGCGATGTTTGCAATCTACGAATATCGTATTCGCCGGGACGGGGCGAGCGTGTCGGCGCGCTCGATCAGCGACGTGTTCGGCGACCTGACATTCCGCGAGCGCTACAACGATCTTCTGGAGCGCACTGGCCGCGATATGCTCACCGGCGTCTACGATCGCACGCGCATGGAACTGGAAGCGCCGCTGATGCTGCGCGAGGCACTGAAGCAGGGGCTGTTTGCCACCGTCCTCATTCTTGATGCCGATCACTTCAAGGATGTCAATGACGGCTACGGTCATCTCCAGGGCGACGAGGTGCTGAAGGCGATCGCCGCCCGATTGGGCACGACGTTGCGCTCGAGCGACCGCGTCTTCCGCTTCGGCGGCGAGGAATTCGTTGCCATCTGCCCGGGCACCGATCACGAGGAAGGTCTGCTGCTTGCCGAGCGCCTGCGCTGGACGATCGCCACCAGTGTCAAGACGCCGGATGACCGGCCGGTCACGGTCAGCATCGGCGTTGCGACCGCCGATGAGGACGGTGACGATTTTACCGCCGTGCTGGCCGCCGCCGATGGCCGGCTTTATGCTGCCAAGAAGAGCGGCCGCAACTGCGTCGTCGGCCGCTCCGGGGTGGTGAAACTCGCTTAA
- a CDS encoding competence/damage-inducible protein A has translation MSHAIVVTAAMLAIGDELLSGRTKDKNIGHLADLLTLSGIDLKEVRIVADDEEAIVEALNALRARYDYVFTSGGIGPTHDDITADAISKAFGVPCEYDDEAMTLLADMYRRREMEFTEARQRMARMPRGSVHIANPVSTAPGFIIGNVHVMAGVPQVFQAMVDNVLPTLRTGTPVLSLAIACPYGEGEIGTPLTAIQKAHPETSIGSYPRYIGQKFSTEIVVRGRSQAAIDAAGAEVHAMIDAIRQRKDIAENHSAEA, from the coding sequence ATGAGCCATGCCATCGTCGTCACCGCCGCCATGCTCGCCATCGGCGACGAACTTCTTTCCGGCCGCACTAAGGACAAGAATATCGGCCATCTCGCCGACCTGCTCACCCTTTCCGGCATCGACCTCAAGGAGGTGCGCATCGTCGCCGACGACGAGGAGGCGATCGTCGAGGCGCTGAATGCGCTTCGCGCCCGATATGATTACGTCTTCACGTCAGGCGGCATCGGGCCGACGCATGACGACATCACCGCCGATGCCATTTCCAAGGCGTTCGGCGTGCCCTGCGAATATGATGACGAGGCGATGACGCTGCTTGCCGATATGTACCGTCGCCGCGAGATGGAATTCACCGAGGCGCGCCAGCGCATGGCGCGCATGCCGCGCGGATCTGTCCATATCGCCAATCCGGTGTCGACCGCCCCCGGGTTTATCATCGGCAATGTCCATGTAATGGCCGGCGTGCCGCAGGTCTTCCAGGCAATGGTCGACAATGTGCTGCCGACGCTTCGAACCGGCACGCCGGTGCTCTCGCTCGCCATCGCCTGCCCTTACGGCGAAGGCGAGATCGGCACGCCCCTGACTGCGATCCAGAAAGCCCATCCGGAAACCAGCATCGGTTCCTATCCCCGATATATCGGCCAGAAATTCTCGACCGAGATCGTCGTTCGCGGGCGCTCGCAGGCGGCAATCGATGCGGCCGGCGCCGAGGTGCACGCCATGATTGACGCCATCCGCCAGCGAAAGGACATCGCCGAAAACCATTCCGCCGAGGCTTGA
- a CDS encoding SDR family oxidoreductase codes for MRLRNKVALITGGNSGIGLATAKVFIDEGARVVITGRNPETLAAAEKALGAGVLALKVDVTDAAATEKAFAEAAAKVGKFDIVFANAGIGGATPLGETSPAQFNQIISTNLTAVFFTVQAALPHFNDGASVILNGSVHAVLGAPGWSAYAATKAAVRALTRNMASELAPRGIRVNQVTPGGTKTPIWSPMAPTEDAMSALEARIGGMSPLGRMSEADEIAKAALYLASDDAANVTGIEITVDGGMTSAPSGAKIFRAA; via the coding sequence ATGCGTCTAAGAAACAAGGTCGCGCTGATCACCGGCGGAAACAGCGGGATCGGTCTCGCCACCGCCAAGGTCTTCATCGATGAGGGCGCCAGGGTGGTGATCACCGGCCGCAATCCGGAAACGCTGGCGGCCGCCGAAAAGGCGCTTGGGGCCGGCGTGCTGGCGCTGAAGGTCGACGTCACTGATGCCGCGGCCACGGAGAAGGCTTTTGCTGAAGCCGCCGCAAAGGTCGGCAAGTTCGACATCGTCTTCGCCAATGCCGGCATCGGCGGCGCGACGCCGCTCGGCGAGACGTCGCCCGCGCAGTTCAACCAGATCATCAGCACCAATCTCACGGCGGTTTTCTTCACCGTGCAGGCGGCCCTGCCGCATTTCAACGACGGCGCTTCTGTCATCCTCAACGGTTCGGTGCATGCCGTGCTCGGCGCTCCCGGCTGGTCGGCCTATGCGGCGACCAAGGCTGCTGTCCGTGCGCTGACGCGCAATATGGCCTCCGAACTCGCGCCCCGCGGCATCCGCGTCAACCAAGTGACGCCTGGTGGCACGAAAACGCCGATCTGGTCGCCGATGGCACCGACGGAAGACGCGATGTCGGCGCTGGAAGCCCGTATCGGCGGGATGAGCCCGCTCGGCCGCATGAGTGAAGCCGACGAAATCGCCAAGGCAGCACTCTATCTGGCCTCGGATGACGCGGCCAATGTCACCGGCATCGAGATCACCGTCGACGGCGGCATGACGAGCGCCCCGTCCGGCGCCAAGATCTTCCGCGCCGCTTAA
- the gpt gene encoding xanthine phosphoribosyltransferase → MSLPDKAFPVSWDQFHRDARALAWRLAGLDQTFKAIVCITRGGLVPAAIISRELNIRLIETVCVASYHDYVNQGDMTLLKGIAPELQENGGEGVLVVDDLTDTGKTAVQVRTMLPRAHFACVYAKPKGVPTIDTFITEVSQDTWIYFPWDMGFTYQEPIAKGPR, encoded by the coding sequence ATGTCCCTTCCCGATAAAGCCTTTCCCGTTTCCTGGGATCAGTTCCACCGTGATGCGCGCGCCCTGGCCTGGCGGCTTGCCGGCCTCGACCAGACTTTCAAGGCGATCGTCTGCATCACCCGCGGCGGCCTCGTCCCGGCCGCGATCATCTCACGCGAACTGAACATCCGGCTGATCGAGACCGTCTGCGTCGCCTCCTATCATGACTACGTCAACCAGGGCGACATGACCCTGCTCAAGGGAATAGCGCCCGAGCTTCAGGAAAATGGCGGCGAAGGCGTGCTCGTCGTCGACGATCTGACGGATACCGGCAAGACCGCCGTCCAGGTGCGCACCATGTTGCCGAGGGCACATTTCGCCTGCGTCTATGCCAAGCCGAAGGGTGTTCCCACCATCGATACCTTCATCACCGAAGTGAGCCAGGATACCTGGATCTACTTCCCTTGGGACATGGGCTTCACCTACCAGGAGCCGATCGCCAAGGGCCCGCGCTGA